A single Dehalococcoidia bacterium DNA region contains:
- the mtnP gene encoding S-methyl-5'-thioadenosine phosphorylase encodes MTTAEFAVIGGSGLYALEEGFIKLEEVDIDTPFGKPSDRIVIGEIAGKRVAFLPRHGVGHRISPTELPVRANIWALKSLGVRKVLSVSAVGSLREEIAPLHLVVPDQIIDRTKSRVNSFFEDGIVVHAAFADPFCAELSAIVAACAEETGATVHRGGTLIVMEGPLFSTRAESELYRSWGAHIIGMTALPEAKLAREAELCYATLACATDYDVWHPHHDDVTIDMVIQNLLRNTATAQAIIKSVVARIDMKRDCKCERALEFAIITDRRYITPEHRRKYGLLIDKYLDKST; translated from the coding sequence ATGACGACCGCAGAATTTGCCGTGATCGGCGGCAGCGGCCTCTATGCGCTTGAAGAGGGGTTCATCAAACTGGAGGAAGTCGACATCGACACCCCCTTCGGCAAGCCGAGCGACCGGATTGTCATCGGCGAGATTGCGGGCAAGCGCGTTGCTTTCCTTCCCCGTCACGGGGTCGGCCACCGCATCAGCCCTACCGAACTGCCCGTGCGCGCCAACATTTGGGCGCTCAAGTCGCTCGGCGTCCGCAAGGTGCTGTCGGTGTCCGCGGTCGGCAGCCTGCGCGAGGAGATCGCGCCGCTTCACCTCGTCGTGCCCGACCAGATCATCGACCGGACGAAGAGCCGGGTCAACAGCTTCTTCGAAGACGGCATTGTCGTCCACGCCGCCTTCGCCGACCCCTTCTGCGCGGAGTTGAGCGCCATTGTCGCCGCGTGCGCCGAGGAGACGGGCGCAACGGTCCACCGCGGCGGAACGCTGATCGTGATGGAAGGCCCCCTCTTCTCCACCCGCGCCGAGTCGGAGCTGTACCGCTCTTGGGGGGCTCATATCATCGGGATGACTGCGCTGCCCGAGGCGAAGCTCGCGCGCGAAGCGGAACTGTGCTACGCCACGCTCGCCTGTGCCACCGACTACGACGTCTGGCACCCGCACCACGACGACGTCACCATCGATATGGTGATCCAAAACCTGCTCCGGAATACCGCGACGGCGCAGGCCATCATCAAGTCCGTCGTCGCAAGGATCGACATGAAACGAGACTGTAAATGCGAGCGGGCGCTGGAGTTCGCGATCATCACCGACCGGCGGTACATTACGCCGGAACATCGGCGCAAGTACGGACTCCTCATCGACAAGTATCTTGACAAGTCGACTTAG
- the alaS gene encoding alanine--tRNA ligase, giving the protein MTSDEIREAFLRYFERNGHTRVPSSSLIPGNDPTLLFTNAGMVQFKEVFLGLEERPYRRATSVQRCVRAGGKHNDLDNVGRTARHHTFFEMLGNFSFGDYFKEDAIRFAWEFVTVELGLDPSRLWVTVFREDDEAAELWQRIAGLPPARIVRLGEKDNWWAMAETGPQGPSSELLIDRGAERACGPDCGIGRCDCDRWLEFWNLVFMQYDRDASGRLTPLPKPSIDTGMGLERIAAIVQNVESNWETDLFQPIIARIEALCRRPYDRGEAGFPFRVIADHARACTFLICDGVLPSNEWRGYVLRRILRRAVRFGRKLGMEGPFLAEVADAVVDRMAGAYPELVKRRDFIRRVIELEEERFGRTLAAGLQLLDTLIVAARRDGRATLAGEDAFRLYDTYGFPRELTEEVAAEHGVTVDRAGFDAALARQREQSKASARFRGAGVERFNALELPELRFVGYDRLIHTSPIVALLREGEPVDAAAEGQEVELLVRETPFYPEGGGQVGDTGTVRTATGVATVLDTQRPAPEIIVHRAVIDSGFLAVGQEARLEVDAPRRANIKRNHTATHLLHAALQEVLGPHARQAGSLVAPDRLRFDFTHLAPVSDEELRQIQRWVARRIYEDLPVTPAYARYDEAIAAGAIALFGEKYGDTVRTICIRRPPEEELEVGVPCASLELCGGTHCDRTGEIGPFVIISEGSVGSGIRRIEAVTGPAAEEAILERMGVLESVARRLKAAPTEVETRVASLQAELAAERRRVEQLERELARREIEALLQRAEQVNGVTLLASRVTASRPEALREMTDWLRERLKSAVIVLGAQIGDRPYFIAAVTPDLVAKGYHAGEIVRQAALLAGGGGGGRPELAQAGGKDPTKIEEALRAARQAVQRI; this is encoded by the coding sequence GTGACCAGCGACGAGATCCGCGAAGCGTTCTTGCGCTACTTTGAGCGCAACGGGCATACCCGCGTTCCAAGTTCCTCCCTCATTCCCGGCAACGACCCGACCCTGCTCTTTACCAATGCCGGGATGGTCCAATTCAAAGAGGTGTTCCTCGGCCTTGAGGAGCGTCCGTACCGCCGAGCGACGAGTGTCCAGCGGTGTGTCCGTGCCGGCGGCAAGCACAACGACCTCGATAATGTCGGCCGCACCGCCCGCCATCACACCTTCTTCGAGATGCTCGGCAACTTCTCCTTCGGCGACTACTTTAAGGAAGACGCTATCCGCTTCGCCTGGGAGTTTGTCACCGTCGAGCTCGGGCTCGACCCGTCGCGGCTCTGGGTGACGGTCTTCCGCGAGGACGACGAGGCGGCCGAGCTGTGGCAGCGCATCGCCGGCTTGCCCCCAGCGCGCATCGTCCGCTTGGGCGAGAAGGATAACTGGTGGGCAATGGCCGAGACGGGCCCGCAAGGGCCGTCGTCCGAGCTCCTCATCGACCGGGGCGCGGAGCGCGCGTGCGGTCCAGACTGCGGCATCGGCCGCTGCGACTGCGACCGCTGGCTCGAATTCTGGAACCTCGTCTTCATGCAGTACGACCGCGATGCCAGCGGCCGCCTCACTCCGCTCCCGAAGCCGTCGATCGACACGGGGATGGGCCTCGAGCGCATCGCCGCGATCGTTCAGAACGTTGAAAGCAACTGGGAGACCGACCTCTTTCAGCCGATCATCGCCCGCATCGAAGCGCTCTGCCGCCGCCCGTACGACCGCGGCGAGGCCGGCTTCCCCTTCCGGGTGATTGCCGATCATGCGCGCGCCTGCACCTTTTTGATCTGCGACGGCGTCCTGCCGAGCAATGAGTGGCGCGGCTATGTTCTGCGCCGGATCTTGCGGCGCGCCGTGCGCTTCGGGCGCAAGCTCGGCATGGAGGGGCCGTTCCTCGCCGAGGTTGCCGACGCTGTCGTCGACCGGATGGCCGGCGCCTATCCGGAACTGGTGAAGCGGCGCGACTTCATTCGCCGGGTAATCGAACTCGAAGAAGAGCGGTTTGGGCGGACGCTCGCCGCCGGCCTCCAGCTGCTGGACACCCTGATCGTCGCTGCCCGGCGGGACGGACGCGCCACCCTCGCGGGCGAAGACGCGTTCCGCCTCTACGACACCTACGGTTTCCCTCGCGAGCTGACCGAAGAGGTCGCGGCCGAGCACGGCGTCACTGTCGACCGGGCCGGCTTCGACGCCGCCCTCGCGCGCCAACGCGAGCAGTCCAAGGCGAGCGCCCGTTTCCGCGGCGCCGGCGTGGAACGCTTCAACGCCCTCGAGTTGCCGGAGCTGCGCTTTGTCGGCTACGACCGCCTCATCCACACTTCGCCGATCGTCGCGCTGCTGCGCGAGGGCGAGCCGGTCGATGCTGCGGCCGAGGGACAGGAAGTCGAATTGCTGGTGCGCGAGACGCCCTTCTATCCGGAGGGGGGCGGCCAAGTCGGCGATACCGGCACCGTCCGAACCGCGACGGGCGTCGCGACCGTGCTGGACACTCAGCGGCCGGCGCCCGAGATCATTGTCCATCGCGCAGTCATCGACTCGGGCTTTCTTGCCGTCGGCCAAGAGGCGCGGCTGGAGGTCGACGCGCCCCGGCGCGCCAACATCAAGCGCAACCATACCGCCACCCACCTGCTCCATGCCGCGCTGCAGGAGGTGCTGGGACCGCACGCGCGCCAAGCAGGCTCGCTCGTCGCTCCCGACCGGCTGCGCTTCGACTTCACCCACCTCGCCCCCGTCTCTGACGAGGAACTGCGGCAGATCCAACGCTGGGTGGCGCGGCGGATTTACGAAGATTTGCCGGTTACCCCCGCCTACGCGCGCTACGATGAGGCGATTGCTGCCGGCGCCATTGCGCTCTTCGGCGAAAAATACGGCGATACCGTCCGCACGATCTGCATTCGTCGTCCTCCCGAAGAAGAGCTCGAGGTGGGGGTGCCGTGCGCGAGCTTGGAATTGTGCGGCGGCACGCACTGCGACCGGACGGGTGAGATCGGCCCGTTCGTGATCATCTCGGAGGGGAGTGTCGGCTCCGGCATCCGGCGGATTGAGGCGGTGACTGGGCCCGCGGCTGAAGAAGCGATCCTCGAGCGCATGGGCGTGTTAGAGAGCGTGGCGCGGCGGCTGAAGGCGGCGCCGACCGAGGTCGAAACGCGGGTCGCGAGCCTGCAGGCTGAACTGGCTGCCGAACGCCGGCGGGTCGAGCAGCTCGAACGCGAACTGGCGCGTCGCGAAATCGAGGCGCTCCTTCAGCGCGCAGAGCAGGTGAACGGCGTCACCCTGCTCGCCTCACGCGTCACAGCGTCGCGTCCTGAAGCGCTGCGCGAGATGACGGATTGGCTGCGCGAGCGCTTGAAGAGCGCGGTGATCGTTCTCGGCGCGCAGATCGGCGACCGGCCCTACTTCATTGCTGCGGTCACGCCCGACCTCGTCGCGAAAGGCTATCACGCAGGAGAGATTGTCCGTCAGGCGGCGCTGCTCGCCGGCGGCGGCGGCGGCGGCCGGCCCGAGCTTGCCCAAGCCGGCGGCAAAGACCCGACGAAGATCGAAGAAGCGCTTCGGGCGGCGCGCCAGGCGGTGCAGCGGATATGA
- a CDS encoding NTP transferase domain-containing protein, whose translation MSEEPPSPFAAVVLAAGRGTRFGSPLPKVLQPLAGRPLLGHVLAALDAAGASRTVLVLGYGADHVRAVFPEREFVLQADQLGTGHALLQARSAFTGTEDLVIIYGDVPLVPPDMIATLHRARREAGAAMALLTCDHGDPTGLGRVVRRGGRPVAVVEERVASEEERAIREWNTGLYAFAGEWLWPRLESLRPSATGELFLTDLVALAAAEETLTTVTTHDALAVAGINDRTELARSEAVLRERIRRRLLERGVLLISPETTVIDIDVEVGFDTVILPGSLLLGRTRVGRGCRIGPHAILEDAVIGDGATVRAADIRRAVLPPGSVVESFQRIAGDAAP comes from the coding sequence GTGAGTGAGGAGCCTCCCTCTCCCTTCGCGGCGGTCGTCTTAGCGGCCGGCCGCGGAACGCGCTTCGGGTCGCCGCTCCCGAAGGTGCTCCAGCCGCTCGCCGGCCGCCCGCTGCTTGGCCATGTCCTCGCCGCCCTCGACGCCGCCGGCGCGTCCCGTACCGTTCTCGTTCTGGGCTACGGCGCCGACCACGTCCGCGCCGTCTTTCCCGAGCGCGAGTTCGTCCTCCAAGCGGACCAGCTCGGCACCGGCCACGCCCTGCTCCAAGCTCGGTCCGCTTTCACCGGCACGGAAGATCTTGTCATAATCTATGGGGATGTTCCGCTCGTCCCGCCAGACATGATTGCAACGCTGCACCGGGCGCGGCGTGAGGCGGGCGCGGCCATGGCCCTGTTGACGTGTGACCACGGCGACCCGACCGGGCTCGGCCGGGTCGTCCGGCGCGGCGGCCGGCCGGTGGCGGTCGTCGAGGAGCGGGTCGCGAGCGAGGAGGAGCGGGCGATCCGCGAGTGGAACACCGGGCTCTATGCCTTTGCCGGCGAATGGCTCTGGCCGCGGCTGGAGTCGCTGCGGCCGAGCGCGACGGGCGAACTCTTCCTCACCGACCTCGTCGCGCTCGCCGCCGCCGAAGAGACGCTGACCACCGTGACTACCCACGACGCGCTCGCCGTGGCCGGCATCAACGACCGGACCGAACTGGCGCGCAGCGAGGCCGTCCTCCGCGAGCGCATCCGGCGCCGTCTGCTCGAGCGCGGCGTGCTGCTCATCAGCCCGGAAACTACGGTGATCGACATCGATGTGGAGGTCGGCTTTGACACGGTGATCCTGCCCGGCTCGCTCCTCCTCGGGCGGACGCGGGTCGGACGCGGCTGCCGCATTGGTCCACACGCCATCCTCGAAGATGCCGTCATCGGCGACGGAGCGACGGTCCGCGCCGCCGACATTCGGCGGGCGGTCCTTCCGCCGGGAAGCGTCGTCGAGTCGTTCCAGCGGATTGCGGGAGACGCCGCGCCGTGA
- a CDS encoding cytidine deaminase, producing the protein MAIDRADEARLLAAARAARAASYSPYSGFAVGAAVRGASGQIYRGTNVENASFGLTLCAERVAVGAAVTAGERAITAIAIVAAPSAVPPCGACRQVLWELWAHDQRDAPSVLIAAVDARDPIRRSVRSLLPEAFERASFFGDPPRA; encoded by the coding sequence ATGGCGATTGACCGGGCAGACGAAGCGCGCCTGCTCGCGGCGGCGCGCGCTGCCCGCGCTGCTTCTTACAGCCCCTACAGCGGGTTCGCAGTCGGCGCGGCTGTGCGCGGCGCAAGCGGCCAGATCTACCGCGGCACGAACGTCGAGAATGCGTCGTTCGGCTTGACGCTCTGCGCTGAGCGGGTCGCCGTCGGCGCGGCTGTCACGGCGGGAGAGCGCGCCATTACGGCGATTGCGATCGTCGCCGCTCCCTCTGCAGTCCCCCCCTGCGGCGCCTGTCGACAAGTGCTCTGGGAGCTGTGGGCGCACGACCAGCGAGACGCGCCGAGCGTGCTGATCGCTGCCGTGGACGCGCGCGACCCCATCCGGCGGAGCGTGCGCTCACTGCTTCCTGAGGCGTTTGAGCGCGCTTCCTTCTTCGGCGATCCCCCCCGCGCCTGA
- a CDS encoding (Fe-S)-binding protein, translating to MTRAAQPPLPAHPDGPTAADLVKCVRCGLCLSACPTYHLLGLETDSPRGRIHLMRGLAEGRLALTPGVVRHLDQCLGCRACETVCPSEVPFGRMLEATRAVIADRRPTPGWRGRLQRFALRQLLPAPRRLQAVGVVLWAMQRLGLLQAAARLPGWVGMAAALVPPLPSRPSRPPAGRRAALGPRRGRVILFQGCIMPILFGDVMRETEEVLQRNGMDVVIPAGQTCCGALMAHAGERRLAQALARRNIEALAGDDPIVVNAAGCGAMLKEYGELLAADPAYASRAAAFAARVRDVTELLDAVGLTAPLGRLERTVTYQDACHLLHGQGIRRQPRQLLSRIPGLRLVELPASDRCCGSAGIYNLTHPTLARALGEQKVDAILHTGADTVAVGNPGCLIQIGAGLRARRARVQVAHPISLLAEAARRSLGA from the coding sequence GTGACCCGCGCTGCCCAACCGCCGCTGCCTGCCCATCCCGATGGCCCGACGGCGGCCGACCTTGTCAAATGCGTGCGCTGCGGACTGTGTCTCAGCGCCTGTCCGACGTATCACCTGCTCGGCCTAGAGACCGATTCGCCGCGGGGACGGATCCACCTCATGCGCGGGCTCGCCGAGGGCCGGCTGGCCTTAACCCCGGGCGTGGTGCGCCACCTGGACCAGTGTCTCGGGTGTCGAGCGTGCGAGACGGTGTGTCCGTCCGAGGTGCCCTTCGGCCGCATGCTCGAAGCAACGCGGGCGGTCATCGCTGACCGCCGCCCGACCCCGGGCTGGCGCGGCCGTCTCCAGCGGTTCGCCCTGCGCCAGCTCCTCCCTGCGCCGCGGCGCCTGCAGGCAGTCGGCGTAGTCCTCTGGGCGATGCAGCGGCTTGGCCTCCTGCAGGCCGCCGCCCGCTTGCCGGGGTGGGTGGGCATGGCCGCCGCGCTCGTGCCTCCGCTTCCGTCGCGTCCCTCCCGTCCGCCTGCTGGCCGGCGCGCCGCGCTGGGGCCGCGGCGCGGGCGCGTGATCCTCTTTCAGGGCTGCATCATGCCGATCCTGTTTGGCGACGTAATGCGGGAGACGGAAGAGGTGCTCCAGCGCAACGGCATGGACGTCGTGATCCCGGCGGGGCAGACATGCTGCGGCGCCCTGATGGCGCACGCGGGCGAGCGGCGGCTCGCACAAGCGCTGGCGCGCCGAAACATCGAGGCGTTGGCCGGCGACGACCCGATCGTCGTCAACGCTGCCGGCTGCGGCGCGATGCTCAAAGAGTATGGCGAACTCCTCGCCGCTGACCCGGCCTATGCGTCTCGGGCGGCTGCCTTTGCCGCTCGCGTTCGCGACGTGACCGAACTGCTGGACGCGGTCGGGCTGACGGCGCCGCTCGGCCGTCTCGAGCGGACGGTCACATATCAAGATGCCTGCCATCTCCTCCATGGGCAAGGGATCCGCCGTCAGCCGCGTCAGCTCCTCAGCCGGATCCCGGGGCTTCGCCTCGTTGAGCTGCCCGCCAGCGACCGCTGCTGCGGCAGCGCCGGAATCTACAACCTAACCCATCCGACCCTCGCCCGCGCGCTCGGCGAGCAGAAAGTCGACGCCATCCTCCACACCGGGGCCGACACCGTTGCAGTCGGCAATCCGGGCTGCCTGATCCAGATCGGCGCCGGACTGCGTGCCCGCCGCGCGCGGGTGCAGGTCGCTCATCCCATCTCCCTCCTCGCGGAAGCGGCGCGGCGCAGTCTCGGCGCGTAG
- a CDS encoding RidA family protein yields MDRQIIATSAAPAAIGPYSQAVGWDRFLFLSGQIPLDPATGQLVDGDIAAQTRRVMENVRAVLAAAGLDLRHVVRTTIFLADLDDFATVNAVYGEYFPVDPPARSTVQVARLPRDARIEIDAIAVRP; encoded by the coding sequence GTGGACCGCCAGATCATTGCCACTTCCGCTGCCCCCGCTGCAATCGGGCCGTATTCCCAGGCCGTCGGCTGGGACCGCTTCCTCTTCCTCTCCGGCCAGATCCCGCTTGACCCGGCAACAGGACAGCTTGTCGATGGCGACATCGCCGCTCAAACGCGGCGGGTGATGGAAAACGTGCGCGCCGTGCTCGCTGCGGCCGGGCTCGATCTTCGGCACGTGGTGCGGACGACGATCTTTCTCGCCGATTTGGACGACTTCGCGACCGTTAATGCCGTCTACGGCGAGTATTTCCCTGTCGATCCGCCGGCGCGGTCAACGGTGCAGGTGGCGCGGCTTCCCCGCGACGCCCGCATTGAGATCGACGCGATCGCAGTCCGCCCGTGA
- a CDS encoding hemolysin family protein — protein MIPTSLGVAVVLLGILVNAFASLAEAAILSSNRLRARRAFEQSEAKSEVVKALLERPGQVLSAIIFVNVLASVVSAAVGAQLAIEWWSALIGPWALVAGIGIVLLLLLVIGEIIPKAIAGLWPEAIARLVGRPVYALSVALLPIVRALEWITGLLLRPFGWRRGGQASLLVSEEEVHLLLSVGREQGVIQADELDMIDNIFELEDTTVREVMTPRVAMVCAPIESDPLDLAKLIVQSGYSRIPVYTDTIDHIVGVVYAKDLLAKLISGEPFTLRDIAREPYIIPPGMRVDQLLHALQERKKHLAIVADEYGGVEGLVTIEDLIEEIVGEIQDEYDAPVVDVTWVREGKEVIVSGRMSLDDLSDLIGHRFDEKEVDRVGGLVTDRLGEAPEVGDTVVIDGITFEVNEVSGRGIRSVRITLPDAPREPARDTASHGD, from the coding sequence GTGATCCCGACGAGCCTCGGCGTAGCGGTCGTCCTTCTTGGGATCCTCGTCAACGCTTTTGCCTCGCTTGCGGAGGCGGCCATCCTCTCGTCGAACCGGCTGCGCGCTCGACGCGCCTTCGAGCAGAGCGAAGCGAAGTCGGAAGTGGTCAAGGCGCTCCTTGAGCGCCCGGGCCAAGTGCTGAGCGCCATCATCTTTGTCAATGTGCTCGCGAGCGTCGTCTCGGCGGCGGTGGGAGCGCAGCTCGCGATCGAGTGGTGGTCGGCCCTGATCGGCCCCTGGGCGCTCGTCGCCGGCATCGGAATTGTGCTGCTCCTCCTCTTGGTGATCGGCGAGATCATCCCCAAAGCGATCGCCGGGCTCTGGCCGGAGGCCATCGCGCGGCTGGTCGGCCGGCCGGTCTACGCCCTCTCGGTAGCGCTGCTGCCGATCGTCCGTGCCTTGGAATGGATCACCGGCCTGCTGCTGCGGCCCTTCGGATGGCGGCGCGGCGGGCAAGCGTCGCTCCTTGTCAGCGAGGAAGAGGTGCATCTGCTGCTCAGTGTCGGCCGCGAACAGGGCGTCATCCAAGCCGATGAGCTCGACATGATCGACAACATCTTCGAACTGGAAGATACGACGGTGCGCGAGGTGATGACGCCGCGCGTCGCGATGGTGTGCGCGCCGATTGAGAGCGACCCGCTCGACCTCGCCAAACTGATCGTGCAGAGCGGCTACAGCCGCATTCCCGTCTACACCGATACCATCGACCACATCGTCGGCGTGGTGTACGCCAAAGATCTCCTCGCGAAGCTGATCAGCGGCGAGCCGTTCACCCTGCGCGATATCGCGCGCGAGCCGTACATCATTCCGCCCGGCATGCGCGTGGACCAGCTGCTTCATGCGCTGCAGGAGCGGAAGAAGCACCTCGCCATCGTCGCGGATGAATACGGCGGCGTGGAAGGGCTGGTGACAATCGAAGACCTGATCGAGGAAATCGTCGGCGAAATCCAGGACGAATATGACGCGCCGGTCGTGGATGTGACGTGGGTGCGCGAGGGCAAAGAGGTGATCGTCTCCGGCCGCATGTCGTTGGACGACCTGAGCGACCTGATCGGCCATCGCTTCGACGAGAAGGAAGTGGACCGCGTGGGCGGCCTCGTCACCGACCGGCTCGGCGAGGCGCCAGAGGTGGGCGACACGGTCGTCATCGACGGGATCACCTTCGAAGTGAACGAGGTGTCTGGCCGCGGCATCCGCTCGGTCCGCATCACGCTGCCCGACGCTCCCCGCGAGCCGGCGCGGGACACCGCGAGCCATGGCGATTGA
- a CDS encoding DUF5343 domain-containing protein, with the protein MATEAVRRTPPYGPAKGMLEGLRLLQRTSPSIVDQELLRSHGIARGNEYKVVGALRYLGLIDEEGRPTERARLLKARGAVQLLNLQQIVRDAYPTLFRKLDLRAATRDDIYNHFLADLGLQPEMAAKATRFFLELARAAGFQVGIERADSHDERTAELRRTAEPGSASRRTRTAQPRAVAAEGTRSDPPALSLVLPAEALSMSEEELAGFFGRLIRAWRTATA; encoded by the coding sequence ATGGCGACCGAAGCGGTTCGGCGGACCCCGCCCTACGGCCCGGCGAAAGGGATGCTGGAAGGGCTGCGCCTGCTCCAGCGCACCTCGCCGAGCATCGTCGACCAAGAGCTGCTGCGCTCGCACGGGATTGCGCGCGGCAACGAATACAAGGTCGTCGGCGCGCTGCGCTACCTCGGCCTGATCGATGAGGAGGGGCGCCCGACGGAACGGGCGCGCCTGCTGAAAGCGCGGGGCGCGGTCCAGCTGCTCAACCTGCAGCAGATCGTCCGCGATGCGTATCCGACCCTCTTCCGCAAGCTGGACCTCCGCGCCGCAACCCGCGACGACATCTACAACCACTTCCTCGCCGACCTCGGCCTCCAGCCCGAGATGGCGGCGAAGGCGACGCGCTTCTTCCTCGAATTAGCGCGGGCAGCGGGGTTCCAAGTCGGCATCGAGCGCGCTGACAGCCACGATGAGCGGACGGCCGAGCTCCGACGGACGGCCGAACCGGGCAGCGCCAGCCGGCGGACCCGAACGGCGCAGCCGCGCGCGGTGGCCGCCGAGGGAACGCGAAGCGACCCTCCGGCGCTCAGCCTCGTCCTGCCCGCCGAGGCGCTGTCGATGAGCGAAGAAGAACTGGCCGGCTTCTTCGGCCGCCTGATCCGGGCGTGGCGGACGGCCACCGCGTAG
- the mtnA gene encoding S-methyl-5-thioribose-1-phosphate isomerase, producing the protein MQTTGRREQTVSWRDGRVRLIDQTRLPHEVVWLEFDDDRALGDAIREMRVRGAPAIGAAAAFGLALAARASRATTAAALRADLAAAADRLRATRPTAVNLFWAIDRVLAAAVGETPDAVRAAVLAEAQRIAEEDIAACRAIGERGAALLPDGATVLTHCNAGALATVDYGTALGIIRAGWEQGKVRRVFVDETRPLLQGARLTAWELAQDGIPLTLITDTMAGYFLRQGAISAVIVGADRVAANGDVANKIGTYTLAVLAKENGVPFYVAAPTSTIDLATPSGDAIPIEQRRPEEVTSFGGCVVAPAGVDVANPAFDVTPYRYVSAIVTEVAVLRPPFEPGLRAAVAARSRKDGR; encoded by the coding sequence GTGCAGACGACAGGACGCCGCGAGCAAACCGTCTCTTGGCGGGATGGCCGGGTCCGGCTGATCGACCAGACCCGGCTGCCGCATGAGGTCGTGTGGCTCGAGTTCGACGACGACCGGGCCTTGGGAGACGCTATCCGCGAGATGCGGGTACGCGGCGCGCCGGCGATCGGCGCGGCGGCCGCTTTCGGCTTGGCGCTCGCTGCCCGCGCCAGCCGGGCAACCACTGCGGCTGCATTGCGGGCCGACCTCGCCGCCGCCGCCGACCGGCTCCGTGCCACCCGGCCAACTGCCGTCAACCTGTTCTGGGCGATCGATCGCGTGCTCGCCGCCGCCGTCGGAGAGACGCCCGACGCTGTTCGGGCCGCGGTGCTCGCCGAGGCGCAGCGGATCGCTGAGGAGGATATCGCCGCCTGCCGTGCGATCGGGGAGCGGGGCGCGGCGCTGCTGCCCGACGGCGCGACCGTGCTCACCCATTGCAACGCTGGGGCGTTGGCCACGGTCGATTACGGAACCGCCCTCGGCATCATCCGCGCCGGATGGGAACAGGGGAAGGTGCGGCGCGTTTTCGTCGACGAAACGCGCCCGCTGCTGCAGGGCGCGCGGCTGACCGCCTGGGAGCTGGCGCAAGATGGCATCCCGCTCACCTTAATCACCGACACGATGGCGGGCTATTTCCTGCGCCAAGGCGCGATCTCGGCGGTGATCGTCGGCGCCGACCGCGTCGCTGCCAACGGCGACGTCGCGAACAAGATCGGCACCTACACCCTGGCGGTGCTCGCGAAGGAAAACGGCGTCCCGTTTTACGTTGCCGCGCCTACCAGCACGATCGACCTCGCCACCCCCTCTGGCGACGCGATCCCGATCGAACAGCGGCGGCCCGAGGAAGTGACCTCCTTCGGCGGCTGCGTGGTCGCCCCCGCAGGGGTCGACGTCGCCAATCCTGCCTTCGACGTCACGCCTTACCGCTATGTCAGCGCGATCGTCACCGAGGTGGCCGTTCTCCGCCCGCCGTTCGAGCCGGGGCTGCGCGCTGCCGTCGCGGCGCGATCGCGAAAGGATGGGAGATGA
- a CDS encoding adenine phosphoribosyltransferase encodes MAETVWWHALVRDIPDFPQPGIVFKDITPILADPAAFREAIRAMTEPWQQRGIDRVVGVESRGFIFGAPIALALNAGFVPVRKVGKLPHETIAQEYTLEYGTATLEIHKDAIRRGERVLIIDDLLATGGTINATAQLVELLGGHVVGIGFLVELDFLNGRQRLKGREVVSIIHF; translated from the coding sequence ATGGCGGAAACGGTGTGGTGGCACGCACTCGTGCGCGATATCCCGGACTTCCCTCAGCCTGGCATTGTCTTCAAGGACATCACGCCGATCCTCGCTGACCCCGCCGCCTTCCGCGAGGCTATCCGGGCGATGACCGAGCCGTGGCAGCAGCGGGGTATCGACCGGGTGGTCGGCGTCGAATCCCGCGGCTTCATCTTCGGCGCGCCGATCGCCCTCGCGTTGAACGCGGGGTTCGTTCCGGTCCGCAAGGTAGGCAAGCTCCCCCACGAGACGATCGCGCAGGAATATACCCTCGAGTACGGCACGGCGACGCTCGAGATCCATAAAGATGCGATCCGGCGCGGCGAGCGCGTCTTGATCATCGACGACCTGCTCGCCACCGGCGGCACCATCAACGCGACGGCCCAGCTCGTTGAACTGCTCGGCGGCCATGTCGTCGGCATCGGCTTTCTCGTTGAGCTCGATTTCCTGAACGGCCGCCAGCGCCTGAAAGGCCGTGAAGTGGTCAGCATCATCCATTTCTAG